CTTAAGATTGGCAGATGTAGCATTAAATTCACTTTTTAAAACACTCATAGACTTATTAAGTCCAGCAACCCCCTGAGTGAATAAATTATCATCTAATCCAACTTTGACCGTAAGCCCTTGTATACTCTCTTCTGCCATTAACTACTACACCTACCTTTCTTAAAATAAAACATTATCTATATAATCCATTTCACTATCTTTATCCTTAATGCCGTTTACTTCTTTATAAGTCTTAAATAAAGCATCAAGCTTTTTAGGAGTACATTTCCAAAACTGTTCTTCTGTCATTTTTAAAAGAATAGTTCCACAATAAAAGAGCCAAGACCAATCCCATTCATTACTAGAATTACCCTCGGCTTCTATTCCCCCACATTTCCAGTAGTTACTTCTGGCATATCATTATTAAGTGCTATACCAGCCTTCTCTACAAATTTATTTATAAAATCCATATCTAACATTTTACCAACATCTTTCAATGTTATTTCTTCATCTTCTACTTTTATTAAACTATATACTAATGCCCTTATAGCTTTTATTTTTACCTTTTCTAAATCCTCGAAAGCCTTTGATACATCACCATATATATCTTCTAATTCAGAAAGTACATTGAAATCAAAAACTATTGGATAGGTTTTTCCACCTACCTCAATAGTCTGCATATCGTTTTTTATTGTTTTTAATTCTTTTCCTTTAACTCCCATTTAAATACCTCCTATGCTTGTACTGGTATTGTTGGGACTGCTGTTAGCCATCCAGCTAGTGCATTAGCATCTACACCTTCACCATCTGTATCAGCTATCAATCTCCAATTACCGTCACTTTCTCTAGGTATAAATGTAGCTTTTATTGTTGCTGTCTGAGTCTTTAATTTATCTGCATCAGTATCATAATTATCTGCTGTAAGCTGAAATTGACCTTTTAACAAACATACATATCTATAATTTGTTTTGTCTGACTTTAAGCTTCTAAAGCTCATTGCTACCCAAGGTGGAACATCATCTTTATTTTCAATTAAAATACCATTAATTAATTTTGCACCTTGTAAAAATGCTCTTGTTGCTGGACTTAGTTGATTTAATTCTATTTCTACATCTATGGAATCAAACTTTTGAATTATTTCTTCTATATCATCATCACTATATTGCTTTTCACTAGTAGATTTTGGTGTTATTTTCGCCGAAATTGACCTTTCATATTTTTTCATTGTGCCATAAGTTGTTGAACCTCCTACTGGATCTACTGTTAAAGGTGCAAAACTTACATCTCTTAAACCTATTTGTCTACTCATTAAACATACTTCCCTTCATTTTATATATTTTCTTCTAAATAAAAAAGACTTACCACCGTGTGATAAATCCCCGTATCAGCCTCATAAGGCATGTCTCTTATATCTAATTTTTTAAATCCTTGTATTTTTAATAAATTTACTATTTGTTGTGCTAAATCTCCTATATCCGTTTTGTACCAGATATCTAATTGTATATAATGTCCTGTGCTTTCTTCTTCATCTTCTGAAAAATCTTCACCTTGATTAAGATATGTAAAAAAAGTAATATATTTTGATGCTGTTCCACTATATTTCTGAAACGTTATTGGAATATTTAAAGAAGATAAACTATTAATTATAAAATTATTTATCATCCTTATTCCACCTTCTTCGCAATTTCTTCTTTAATTATCTCAAAAACCTGTTTCTTGTTTTTCTCAAAAGCAGGTCTTAAGAATGGTTGTGCAGGCATTTTGCTTGTACCAAATTCTATAAATGTAGCCCAAAATGGTGCATCTTTATCTTTTTTATCTGTTCCAACTAATACGTATTTACCATCTTTAGATTTTTTAGCTTTACTTATCTTCAGTCCATCTCTTAGTTTCCCTGTTCTTACAGGAGCACTATTTTTCGCATCTACTAATATAGGCTCTGCTGCTTTCTGTAAAGCTTCATCTTCTATTTTTGTCCCTTCTTTACCCATACTTTGGAGCTTAGACATTAAGCTTTCAAAGCCATCTACATCAAAACTAGCTGACATTACACTAACACCTCCCCAATAATTTCAAGAAATTCATTGCTAAAATTGTAATTATTAACATATTTAATGTTGTAAAATACATCCACTACTTGACCATCTACTATTCTTTTACCAAATTTTACTTTCATAGTATTATCTATTGCTTTATCACTTCTGTATCTAATCAAAAATCTAGTCATAGTCTGGCTAAAATCATGTCCACTTTTAAATACTTCTGTTCCTGAAACATTAGATATTTTTGACCAAGAAGATAAATAATCTTGCCATTGTGGTTCTTCATATCCATTGCTATTTGTT
This genomic window from Clostridium pasteurianum DSM 525 = ATCC 6013 contains:
- a CDS encoding major tail protein, translating into MSRQIGLRDVSFAPLTVDPVGGSTTYGTMKKYERSISAKITPKSTSEKQYSDDDIEEIIQKFDSIDVEIELNQLSPATRAFLQGAKLINGILIENKDDVPPWVAMSFRSLKSDKTNYRYVCLLKGQFQLTADNYDTDADKLKTQTATIKATFIPRESDGNWRLIADTDGEGVDANALAGWLTAVPTIPVQA
- a CDS encoding HK97-gp10 family putative phage morphogenesis protein produces the protein MSASFDVDGFESLMSKLQSMGKEGTKIEDEALQKAAEPILVDAKNSAPVRTGKLRDGLKISKAKKSKDGKYVLVGTDKKDKDAPFWATFIEFGTSKMPAQPFLRPAFEKNKKQVFEIIKEEIAKKVE
- a CDS encoding phage head closure protein encodes the protein MQLYNSAELNKRISIGAMAVTTNSNGYEEPQWQDYLSSWSKISNVSGTEVFKSGHDFSQTMTRFLIRYRSDKAIDNTMKVKFGKRIVDGQVVDVFYNIKYVNNYNFSNEFLEIIGEVLV